One Triticum dicoccoides isolate Atlit2015 ecotype Zavitan chromosome 5B, WEW_v2.0, whole genome shotgun sequence genomic window carries:
- the LOC119307700 gene encoding probable inactive purple acid phosphatase 1 produces MRPWAWVAAVTWMAACTAAAAHGEQPLSMIAVERTTLAVDDAAHVKASPPVLGLEGQDSGWVEVDFFHPNPSGDDWIGVFSPANFSAAICEPENKRQYPPVLCTAPIKYQFAKFKNDGYSKSGKGYLKLQLINQREDFSFALFSGGLLKPKLIAVSNKVTFLNPKAPVYPRLAQGKSWNEMTVTWTSGYDIKEAVPFVEWGEKGGLRILSPAGTLTFDRNSMCGAPARTVGWRHPGYIHTSYLKDLWPDSMYTYRLGHRLPNGTRVWSKSYSFKASPYPGQDSLQRVVIFGDMGKAEADGSNEYNNFQPGSLNTTNQIIRDLENIDMVVHIGDICYANGYLSQWDQFTAQIEPIASTVPYMVGSGNHERDWPGTGSFYGNLDSGGECGVPAQTVFYTPAENRAKFWYATDYGMFRFCIAHTEEDWRPGTEQYKFIEHCLSSVDRQKQPWLIFLAHRVLGYSSNSYYGFEGTFEEPMGREALQELWQKYKVDLAFYGHVHNYERTCPVYQSQCVVNASNHYSGPFQATTHVVVGGAGASLSDFTTSKIQWSHFRDFDHGFGKLTAFNHSSLLFEYKKSRDGNVYDHFTISRDYRDVLACSVDNCPRTSLAS; encoded by the exons ATGAGGCCGTGGGCGTGGGTGGCGGCCGTCACATGGATGGCTGCCTGCACCGCCGCGGCGGCCCACGGCGAGCAGCCGCTGTCGATGATCGCCGTCGAGAGGACCACCCTCGCCGTCGACGACGCGGCGCACGTCAAGGCGTCCCCTCCGGTTCTTGGACTGGAGGGCCAGGACAGTGGATGGGTAGAGGTGGACTTCTTCCATCCCAACCCCTCCGGTGATGACTGGATCGGAGTCTTCTCTCCTGCCAATTTCAG TGCCGCGATTTGTGAGCCTGAGAATAAGAGGCAATATCCTCCGGTGCTATGCACAGCACCTATCAAG TACCAATTTGCAAAGTTCAAGAATGACGGGTATAGTAAGTCTGGAAAGGGCTATCTGAAGCTTCAGCTGATCAACCAGAGAGAAGATTTCTCATTTGCACTTTTTTCTGGGGGTCTCTTGAAG CCGAAGCTGATTGCTGTCTCAAACAAGGTGACATTTCTGAACCCAAAGGCGCCTGTCTACCCACGTTTGGCGCAAGGGAAATCTTGGAATGAA ATGACAGTCACTTGGACAAGCGGATACGACATCAAAGAAGCAGTTCCTTTTGTTGAATGGGGTGAAAAGGGGGGGCTCCGGATCCTTTCTCCAGCCGGGACATTGACATTCGACAGAAACAGCATGTGTG GTGCACCAGCACGAACTGTTGGTTGGCGCCATCCTGGTTACATTCATACTAGTTACTTGAAGGATTTGTGGCCAGACTCGAT GTACACGTACAGGCTTGGCCATAGATTACCAAATGGTACCCGCGTCTGGAGTAAGTCATATAGCTTTAAGGCATCACCTTATCCTGGACAAGATTCTTTGCAACGGGTTGTCATATTTGGGGACATGGGGAAG GCAGAGGCAGATGGTTCCAATGAGTACAATAACTTCCAGCCAGGCTCGCTAAACACTACTAACCAGATCATTAGAGACCTGGAAAACATCGACATGGTGGTCCACATCGGGGACATTTGCTACGCAAATGGTTATTTGTCGCAGTGGGATCAGTTCACTGCACAGATAGAACCGATTGCTTCAACTGTGCCATACATGGTTGGCAG CGGTAATCATGAGAGGGACTGGCCTGGAACTGGTTCCTTCTATGGAAATCTCGACTCTGGTGGAGAATGTGGTGTTCCAGCACAAACTGTGTTCTACACTCCTGCTGAGAACCGTGCAAAATTTTG GTACGCGACGGACTATGGCATGTTCAGGTTTTGTATTGCTCACACGGAAGAAGATTGGAGGCCAGGGACCGAGCAGTACAAGTTCATCGAGCACTGCCTGTCGTCTGTCGATAGGCAGAAGCAGCCATGGCTCATCTTCCTTGCACACCGTGTTCTCGGGTACTCATCCAACTCTTACTATGGATTTGAAGGCACGTTTGAGGAACCAATGGGGCGAGAAGCGCTGCAAGAGCTCTGGCAGAAGTACAAGGTCGATCTTGCCTTCTACGGTCACGTCCACAATTATGAAAGGACGTGTCCAGTGTACCAG AGCCAGTGTGTTGTTAACGCATCAAATCACTACAGTGGCCCGTTCCAGGCAACGACGCATGTGGTTGTCGGTGGCGCCGGTGCCAGCCTTTCAGACTTCACCACTTCAAAGATCCAATGGAGTCACTTCAGAGACTTCGACCACGGTTTCGGCAAGCTCACGGCTTTCAATCATTCATCCCTGTTGTTCGAGTACAAGAAGAGCCGTGACGGCAATGTGTACGATCACTTCACGATCTCGCGCGACTACCGAGATGTCCTTGCCTGCTCCGTCGACAACTGCCCCAGGACTTCACTGGCTTCCTGA